Proteins found in one Thunnus maccoyii chromosome 5, fThuMac1.1, whole genome shotgun sequence genomic segment:
- the tle3a gene encoding transducin-like enhancer protein 3-A isoform X4, producing MTEIAKRLNAILAQIMPFLSQEHQQQVAQAVERAKQVTMTELNAIIGVRGLPNLPLTQQQLQAQHLSHAAHGPPVQLPPHPSGLQPPGIPPVTGSGSGLLALGALGSQAHLPVKDEKNHHDLEHRENTNNSISPSESLRTASEKHRSSSDYSLDSKKRKVEEKDSMSRYDSDGEKSDDLVVDVSNEDPATPRASPAHSPPENGIDKPRPPKKDTPNSPASVASSGSTPSSKAKELSHNDKSSTPGLKSNTPTPRNDAPTPGTSSTPGLRPILGKPPGMEALAAPALRTPLSIAGSYPTPFAMMSHHEMNGGLTSPGVYAGLHISPQMSAAAAAAYGRSPMGFDPHTHMRAPGLPASLTSISGGKPAYSFHVSADGQMQPVPFPPDALIGPGIPRHARQINTLSHGEVVCAVTISNPTRHVYTGGKGCVKIWDISQPGSKSPVSQLDCLNRDNYIRSCKLLPDGRTLIVGGEASTLTIWDLASQTPRIKAELTSSAPACYALAISPDAKVCFSCCSDGNIAVWDLHNQTLVRQFQGHTDGASCIDISHDGTKLWTGGLDNTVRSWDLREGRQLQQHDFTSQIFSLGYCPTGEWLAVGMESSNVEVLHHSKPDKYQLHLHESCVLSLKFAYCGKWFVSTGKDNLLNAWRTPYGASIFQSKESSSVLSCDISTDDKYIVTGSGDKKATVYEVIY from the exons TGCCATCATCGGGGTACGTGGACTTCCCAATCTGCCTCTCACC cagcagcagctccaggcaCAGCACCTCTCCCACGCTGCTCACGGGCCTCCAGTACAGCTGCCCCCTCACCCCTCAGGCCTGCAGCCGCCCGGCATCCCCCCAGTGACAGGCTCCGGATCAGGCCTGCTAGCACTAGGTGCCCTCGGCAGTCAAGCCCACCTCCCAGTGAAAGATGAGAAGAACCACCATGATCTGGAACACAGAG aaaacaca AATAACTCCATATCCCCGTCAGAAAGCTTACGCACAGCCAGTGAGAAGCACCGCAGCTCCTCTGACTACAGTTTGGACTCAAAGAAACGTAAAGTGGAGGAAAAGGACAGCATGAGCAGATAT GACAGCGACGGAGAGAAGAGCGATGACCTGGTGGTGGATGTGTCTAATGAG GATCCCGCCACCCCTCGGGCAAGCCCAGCCCACTCCCCTCCTGAAAACGGCATCGATAAGCCCCGCCCCCCAAAGAAGGACACACCCAACAGCCCTGCATCAGTGGCATCCTCTGGAAGCACCCCGTCCTCCAAGGCCAAGGAGCTCAGTCAT AACGACAAATCCTCCACGCCTGGCCTCAAGTCAAACACCCCCACCCCACGAAACGATGCCCCAACCCCTGGCACCAGCTCCACTCCCGGGCTCAGACCCATCCTGGGCAAACCACCAGGCATGGAGGCTCTTG CAGCCCCAGCCTTGCGTACCCCTCTGTCCATCGCAGGCTCCTACCCTACCCCCTTTGCCATGATGAGCCATCATGAAATGAACGGAGGCCTGACTAGCCCTGGTGTGTATGCTGGTCTACACATCTCTCCTCAGATgagtgctgcagcagctgcagcctaCGGACGCTCCCCTATG GGGTTTGATCCTCACACCCACATGAGAGCCCCAGGCCTCCCAGCCAGCCTCACATCTATCTCTGGTGGCAAACC GGCTTACTCCTTCCATGTCAGCGCAGATGGCCAGATGCAGCCCGTGCCCTTCCCGCCCGATGCCCTGATCGGCCCCGGTATTCCACGCCACGCCCGTCAGATCAACACGCTGAGCCACGGCGAGGTTGTGTGTGCTGTTACCATTAGCAACCCCACACGCCATGTCTACACTGGTGGCAAAGGCTGTGTCAAAATCTGGGATATCAGCCAACCCGGCAGCAAGAGCCCCGTGTCCCAACTGGACTGTCTG AACAGGGATAACTACATCCGCTCCTGTAAGCTGCTGCCTGATGGCCGCACATTGATTGTTGGAGGCGAGGCCAGCACATTGACCATCTGGGATCTGGCCTCTCAGACACCCCGCATCAAGGCTGAGCTCACCTCCTCAGCCCCGGCGTGCTACGCCTTGGCTATCAGCCCCGACGCCAAAGTCTGCTTCTCCTGCTGCAGCGATGGAAACATTGCCGTCTGGGACCTCCACAACCAGACTCTCGTTAG GCAATTCCAGGGTCACACGGATGGTGCTAGCTGCATTGACATATCCCATGACGGCACCAAGCTGTGGACAGGCGGTCTCGACAACACTGTTCGCTCCTGGGATCTGAGGGAGGGTcgacagctgcagcagcatgaCTTCACTTCACAG ATCTTCTCCTTGGGCTACTGTCCGACTGGCGAGTGGTTGGCTGTGGGCATGGAGAGCAGCAATGTGGAGGTGCTACACCACTCGAAGCCTGACAAGTATCAGCTCCACCTGCACGAGAGCTGCGTCCTCTCCCTCAAGTTCGCCTACTGtg GTAAATGGTTTGTAAGCACTGGGAAGGACAATCTGTTGAATGCTTGGAGGACTCCTTATGGCGCCAGCATATTCCAG TCCAAGGAATCCTCATCTGTCCTGAGCTGTGACATCTCAACAGACGACAAGTATATTGTGACAGGCTCTGGTGACAAGAAGGCCACTGTATATGAAGTGATCTACTAG